From a single Brassica oleracea var. oleracea cultivar TO1000 chromosome C5, BOL, whole genome shotgun sequence genomic region:
- the LOC106296143 gene encoding pyrophosphate--fructose 6-phosphate 1-phosphotransferase subunit alpha 1 — MDSDFGIPRELSPLQQLRSQYQPELPPCLQGTTVRVEFGDGTTVAEASDSHIIARAFPHTLGQPLAHFLREAAKVSDAHIITQLPSIRVGIVFCGRQAPGGHNVIWGLYEALKVHNAKSTLLGFLGGSEGLFAQKTLEITDDILQTYKNQGGYDLLGRTKDQIRTTEQVNAALKACTDLKLDGLVIIGGVTSNTDAAHLAEFFAEAKCSTKVVGVPVTTNGDLKNQFVEANVGFDTICKVNSQLISNACTDALSAEKYYYFIRLMGRKHSHVALECTLQSHPNMVILGEEVAASKLTIFDISKQICDAVQARAGQDKNHGVILIPEGIIESIPEVYALLKEIHGLLREGIAADKISTQLSPWSSALFEFLPPFIKKQLLLHPESDDSAQLSQIETEKLLAYLVETEMNKRLKEGTYKGKKFNAICHFFGYQARGSLPSKFDCDYAYVLGHICYHILAAGLNGYMATVSNLKSPVNKWKCGAAPITAMMTVKNWSQNASSTSTSIGRPAIHPAMVDLKGKAYELLRQNADKFLMEDLYRNPGPLQYDGPGADAKAVSLCVEDQDYMGRIKKLQEYLDQVRTIVKPGCSQDVLKAALSVMASVTDVLTTISSSSNGGQQFA; from the exons ATGGATTCAGATTTCGGAATCCCAAGAGAGCTCTCTCCTCTTCAGCAACTCCGCTCTCAGTACCAGCCCGAGCTTCCTCCTTGCCTCCAG GGAACTACTGTGCGCGTGGAGTTTGGTGATGGAACCACTGTGGCTGAGGCCTCTGATTCCCATATCATAGCTCGCGCCTTCCCTCATACCTTAGGCCAGCCTTTGGCTCACTTCCTCAGGGAAGCTGCCAAAGTTTCTGATGCTCACATCATTACTCAGCTTCCTTCTATCAG AGTTGGAATCGTGTTTTGTGGAAGGCAAGCTCCGGGTGGACACAATGTAATCTGGGGTCTTTACGAGGCTCTTAAAGTGCACAACGCCAAAAGCACCTTGCTTGGCTTTTTGG GTGGCTCGGAAGGTCTGTTTGCTCAAAAGACTCTGGAGATCACAGATGATATACTCCAGACTTACAAAAACCAAG GTGGCTATGATTTGCTTGGAAGAACCAAGGATCAGATCAGAACCACTGAGCAGGTTAACGCTGCTCTCAAAGCTTGCACTGATTTGAAGCTAGATGGCCTTGTTATCATTGGAG GTGTAACATCAAACACAGATGCCGCTCATCTTGCTGAATTTTTCGCTGAAGCAAAGTGCTCAACAAAG GTAGTTGGTGTACCAGTCACTACAAATGGAGATCTCAAGAATCAGTTTGTGGAGGCAAACGTTGGTTTTGACACCATATGCAAG GTGAATTCTCAGCTCATTAGCAATGCCTGCACTGATGCTCTCTCTGCAGAGAAG TACTATTACTTCATCCGTCTTATGGGTCGAAAGCACTCTCATGTTGCCCTTGAGTGTACCCTCCAGTCTCATCCAAACATG GTGATACTGGGCGAGGAGGTCGCAGCATCTAAGCTCACCATTTTTGACATTTCTAAGCAGATCTGTGATGCAGTTCAAGCAAGAGCAGGACAAG ACAAGAATCATGGAGTCATCCTCATTCCCGAAGGGATCATAGAGAGTATCCCTGAAGTCTACGCTCTGCTAAAG GAAATTCATGGGCTACTTAGGGAGGGTATAGCTGCTGATAAGATCTCTACTCAGCTCTCACCTTGGTCATCTGCTTTGTTTGAATTCCTTCCTCCATTCATTAAGAAACAG CTACTCCTTCATCCTGAGTCTGATGATTCTGCTCAGCTATCCCAA ATTGAGACGGAGAAGCTTCTGGCGTATCTCGTGGAGACTGAAATGAACAAGCGCTTG AAAGAAGGCACATACAAGGGGAAGAAGTTCAATGCTATTTGTCACTTCTTTGGTTACCAAGCTCGTGGATCTCTCCCATCGAAGTTCGATTGTGATTATGCATAC GTGCTTGGACATATATGTTACCACATCCTCGCAGCTGGTTTGAATGGTTACATGGCAACAGTGAGCAACTTAAAAAGTCCTGTAAACAAATGGAAGTGTGGTGCTGCACCTATTACA GCAATGATGACGGTGAAGAACTGGTCCCAAAATGCTAGTTCTACTTCAACTTCAATTGGTAGACCTGCAATTCATCCAGCAATGGTGGATCTGAAAGGCAAAGCATACGA GCTGTTGAGACAGAACGCAGACAAATTCCTGATGGAAGATCTGTACAGAAACCCAGGACCGCTTCAGTACGATGGACCAGGTGCAGATGCTAAAGCAGTGAGTCTCTGCGTTGAAGATCAAGACTACATGGGACGTATCAAGAAGCTCCAGGAATATCTAGACCAG GTGAGGACAATAGTGAAGCCAGGATGTTCACAAGACGTACTGAAAGCAGCACTGAGCGTGATGGCTTCAGTGACTGATGTCCTTACTACCATTTCTTCATCTTCAAATGGTGGTCAACAGTTCGCTTAA